One genomic window of Citrobacter sp. Marseille-Q6884 includes the following:
- the dsbG gene encoding thiol:disulfide interchange protein DsbG — MLKRTLLLALLPAVVHAEELPAPVKAIEKQGITILKPFDAPGGLKGYLGKYQDMGVTIYVTPDGKHAISGYMYNEKGENLSNALIEKEIYAPAGREMWQRMEKAPWILDGKKDAPVVVYVFADPFCPYCKQFWQQARPWVDAGKVQLRTLLVGVIKPESPATAAAILATKDPAKTWHDYEASGGKLTLEIPSSVPPEQMKTLNINQKLMDDLGANVTPAIYYMSKDNTLQQEVGLPDKEKLNIIMGNK; from the coding sequence ATGCTAAAGCGCACATTACTGTTAGCCCTGTTACCTGCTGTCGTACATGCCGAAGAGTTACCGGCTCCGGTGAAAGCCATCGAAAAACAGGGAATTACGATCCTGAAACCTTTTGATGCGCCAGGCGGACTGAAGGGCTACCTGGGAAAATATCAGGACATGGGAGTGACGATCTATGTCACGCCCGACGGTAAACACGCCATTTCCGGCTACATGTATAATGAAAAAGGTGAAAACCTCAGTAATGCGTTAATCGAAAAAGAGATTTATGCGCCCGCAGGTCGTGAAATGTGGCAGCGCATGGAAAAAGCGCCGTGGATTCTGGATGGAAAAAAAGACGCGCCGGTTGTTGTCTACGTGTTTGCCGATCCCTTCTGCCCTTATTGTAAACAGTTCTGGCAACAGGCAAGACCATGGGTAGACGCCGGCAAAGTTCAACTGCGTACGTTACTGGTTGGCGTGATCAAACCAGAAAGTCCGGCAACCGCCGCAGCGATTCTGGCAACCAAAGATCCCGCTAAAACCTGGCATGACTATGAAGCATCAGGCGGCAAATTGACGCTGGAAATCCCGTCATCGGTCCCTCCAGAACAGATGAAGACGCTGAATATCAATCAAAAGTTGATGGATGATTTAGGCGCCAACGTGACACCGGCGATCTATTACATGAGTAAGGACAATACGTTACAACAGGAAGTGGGTTTACCGGATAAAGAGAAGTTAAACATTATAATGGGAAATAAATAA
- the ahpC gene encoding alkyl hydroperoxide reductase subunit C — translation MSLINTKIKPFKNQAFKNGEFIEVTEKDTEGRWSVFFFYPADFTFVCPTELGDVADHYQELQKLGVDVYSVSTDTHFTHKAWHSSSETIAKIKYAMIGDPTGALTRNFDNMREDEGLADRATFVVDPQGIIQAIEVTAEGIGRDASDLLRKIKAAQYVASHPGEVCPAKWKEGEATLAPSLDLVGKI, via the coding sequence ATGTCTTTGATTAACACCAAAATTAAACCTTTCAAAAACCAGGCATTCAAAAACGGCGAATTCATCGAAGTCACCGAGAAAGATACCGAAGGTCGTTGGAGTGTCTTCTTCTTCTACCCGGCTGACTTTACTTTCGTTTGCCCGACCGAACTGGGTGACGTTGCAGACCATTACCAAGAACTGCAGAAGCTGGGCGTAGACGTTTACTCTGTGTCTACCGACACCCACTTTACTCACAAAGCATGGCACAGCAGCTCTGAAACCATCGCGAAAATCAAATATGCGATGATCGGCGACCCGACCGGCGCCCTGACCCGTAATTTCGACAATATGCGTGAAGATGAAGGTCTGGCTGACCGCGCAACTTTCGTTGTTGACCCGCAGGGTATCATTCAGGCTATCGAAGTTACCGCTGAAGGTATCGGCCGTGATGCATCTGACCTGCTGCGTAAAATCAAAGCGGCTCAGTATGTTGCGTCTCACCCAGGCGAAGTTTGCCCGGCTAAATGGAAAGAAGGTGAAGCGACTCTGGCCCCGTCTCTGGACCTGGTCGGTAAAATCTAA
- the ahpF gene encoding alkyl hydroperoxide reductase subunit F → MLDTNMKTQLKAYLEKLTKPVELIATLDDSAKSAEIKELLTEIAELSEQVTFKEDATLAVRKPSFLITNPGSHQGPRFAGSPLGHEFTSLVLALLWTGGHPSKEAQSLLEQIRDIDGDFEFETYYSLSCHNCPDVVQALNLMSVLNPRIKHTAIDGGTFQNEITDRNVMGVPAVYMNGKEFGQGRMTLTEIVAKVDTGAEKRAAEELNKRDAYDVLIVGSGPAGAAAAVYSARKGIRTGLMGERFGGQVLDTVDIENYISVPKTEGQKLAGALKAHVDDYDVDVIDSQSASKLLPAATEGGLHQIETASGAVLKARSIIIATGAKWRNMNVPGEEQYRTKGVTYCPHCDGPLFKGKRVAVIGGGNSGVEAAIDLAGIVEHVTLLEFAPEMKADQVLQNKVRSLKNVDIILNAQTTEVKGDGSKVTGLEYRDRVSGDVHNVALSGIFVQIGLLPNTNWLEGAIERNRMGEIIIDAKCETSVKGVFAAGDCTTVPYKQIIIATGEGAKASLSAFDYLIRTTTA, encoded by the coding sequence ATGCTCGACACAAATATGAAAACCCAGCTCAAGGCGTACCTTGAGAAACTGACGAAACCTGTTGAGCTGATTGCTACGCTGGATGACAGCGCGAAATCGGCAGAAATCAAGGAACTGCTGACTGAAATTGCTGAACTGTCAGAACAAGTCACCTTTAAAGAAGACGCTACTCTGGCGGTACGTAAGCCATCGTTCCTGATCACGAATCCCGGTTCTCACCAGGGGCCGCGTTTTGCTGGTTCCCCGCTGGGGCATGAGTTTACTTCTCTGGTGCTGGCATTGCTGTGGACCGGCGGTCATCCGTCGAAAGAAGCGCAGTCGCTGCTGGAGCAGATCCGCGATATCGACGGTGATTTCGAGTTTGAAACCTATTACTCATTGTCCTGCCATAACTGCCCGGACGTGGTGCAGGCGCTGAACCTGATGTCTGTGCTTAACCCACGCATTAAGCATACGGCAATTGATGGCGGTACATTCCAGAACGAGATCACCGATCGTAACGTGATGGGTGTTCCGGCCGTGTATATGAACGGCAAAGAGTTTGGCCAGGGTCGCATGACGTTGACTGAAATCGTCGCGAAAGTGGATACAGGCGCAGAAAAACGCGCGGCAGAAGAGCTGAACAAACGTGATGCCTACGATGTACTGATTGTCGGTTCCGGGCCTGCGGGTGCCGCAGCGGCCGTCTATTCTGCGCGTAAAGGGATTCGCACCGGTTTGATGGGTGAACGCTTTGGTGGTCAGGTTCTTGATACCGTTGATATTGAAAACTATATCTCCGTGCCGAAAACAGAAGGCCAGAAACTGGCGGGTGCGTTAAAAGCGCACGTTGATGACTACGATGTTGATGTGATTGATAGCCAGAGCGCCAGTAAATTGCTCCCGGCTGCGACAGAAGGTGGCCTGCATCAGATTGAAACGGCTTCCGGCGCGGTACTGAAAGCGCGCAGCATTATCATTGCAACCGGCGCAAAATGGCGCAACATGAACGTCCCGGGTGAAGAGCAGTATCGTACTAAAGGTGTAACCTATTGTCCGCACTGCGATGGCCCGCTGTTCAAGGGTAAACGCGTGGCGGTGATTGGCGGCGGTAACTCTGGCGTTGAAGCGGCAATCGACCTGGCTGGTATTGTCGAACACGTTACGCTGCTGGAGTTTGCACCGGAAATGAAGGCGGATCAGGTTCTGCAAAATAAAGTCCGCAGCCTGAAAAACGTCGATATTATTTTGAATGCGCAAACGACGGAAGTGAAAGGCGACGGTAGCAAAGTGACCGGTCTGGAGTATCGCGATCGCGTGAGCGGTGATGTTCACAATGTGGCCTTGTCAGGCATTTTTGTTCAGATCGGTTTGCTGCCGAACACGAACTGGCTGGAAGGCGCGATTGAACGTAACCGTATGGGTGAAATCATCATCGATGCGAAGTGTGAAACCAGCGTGAAGGGCGTCTTCGCGGCCGGTGACTGTACAACCGTTCCGTACAAACAGATTATCATCGCCACCGGCGAAGGGGCGAAAGCCTCGCTGAGCGCCTTTGATTATCTGATTCGCACGACCACAGCATAA